DNA sequence from the Ruminococcus albus 7 = DSM 20455 genome:
TACATCACCACCATGGCAGCAGCCAAGGCAAGTGCCGAGGGCATACGTGCTATCAAGCAGAAGACCCACTTCGGCGTTAAGTCTCTCCAGGCTCACCACGCTGATATCACTGAGTAATAGTAAAAATAAAATAGCGCTCGCATCGTTAAGATGCGGGCGCTGTTTTTCGTATTATGTCTATCCATTTAACACACTAAATAATGCGACTGTATAAAGTAGTACATTTGTTGATACCACTAATTACTATTAGTTGTCAGCAAAGGATGTTTAGTGTGTCAGTGGGATTGCCATATTTCATATTAATTGAGTGGTGTTGTGCTGATAGAAGTGTTTTTGTTGGGCTCTATCTCGATATCAATGAGCTGCTCACCGTCATTGAGCTGACACTTGCAGTAGCCGTTCTCGTCGAACTTGTCTGTTATATCCTCTTTGAAGTCCTTGCTGTAGACCCATACAGTGCCGTCATCCTTGAAATCAACATAAATATCATCCTCGATACACTCAAGTACCTCTTCCTCAGTCAGCGGTCTTTCTCCGCCAAAGCCGTCCATAGCCATACCGCCGCCGTGTATCTCCTTTTCCTCGCCGCTCTCATCGGTGTATTTCAGCTCGTATTCAGTAATATCCTCACTTTGCTTTATATCCACAACAGCTTCTGTCTGCTCGCCGTGGAGCCATATATTCACTTTCTTCTGTATACCGCCGATATCTGCCGCATAAGCACCTACGCTCATAGCTGCCACGATAGCTGCTGCTGCACAAACTGCTGTTATTCTCTTTGAAATTCTTATACCTTTTCTCTTGTTCATTGTCAGTTCCTCCAAATCAAATTCGGAGGCATGAAGCACTGAAAATGTACGCTGATATTTTTCCTTGTTAGTCATTGTTCCATTCCTCCGTCAACATTTCTTTCAACAGAGCACGCCCTCTGCTGAGCTGACTTTTTACCGTTCCCTCGCGTTGTTTCAGCGTATTCGATATCTCGGTGATGCTCATTTCCTCGTAGTAAAACAAGTGTATAACTATACGATATTTGTCGGGAAGCTTCATCACTGCCTCGAACAGTTCGCTGTCTTCGGGGGCTGCAAATTCCAGCTCGTCCATATAGTCCTCCCACGGGACGGAATTTTTTCTTGCGAACGAGCGTGTGAGATCCTTTGCACGGTTGATAGCAGTACGCAGAAGCCACGCTTTGATATGCTCATCATCATTATAGTCCATATTTTTGGATATGTACTTGAAGAAAGTGTCATGTACAGTATCATCGGCATCTGTCTTGTTGCGACATATACTGAATGCCGCTGCAAAGGCATTGTCTGCATATCTGCGGTAAGCTTCGTCTGCTGTCAGTCTCATCGGGTGTCTCCTAGATTTATTTTTGTCTGAAAGGTCCTTTCAACAATAACACGTATGAGGGCTGCGAAAGGTTGCAAAAAAAGAAAATTTTTTTCAAAAAAATATTTTCAGCCGTGAAATGCCCGATAAATCGGGATTTCACAAAACATGCGCCCGCTGAAACTGCGAGCGCATACGAATTTTTTTTACGTATAACAAATTGTACGAACGCATATGTATCATTACAAACGTATACCAAATTGTACAAGCGCATACGGAGGCATACAAAAACTTACGAACGTATCTTCATGGTTCTCATGGCATTGAGTATTGCTATCACAGAGACGCCAACGTCTGCAAATACCGCCAGCCACATATTAGCGATACCAAGCGCACCCAGTATCAGCACCAGCGCTTTTACACCAAGTGCGAAAACTATGTTCTCACGAACTATTCGTACCGTCTTGCGTGCTATCTTCATCGCAAGTGATATCTTAGCAGGGTCATCGTCCATAAGAACTATATCAGCCGCTTCGATAGCCGCGTCGCTGCCAAGGCTTCCCATGGCTATGCCGACATCTGCGCGTGTAAGAACAGGCGCATCGTTTATGCCGTCACCCACAAATACCAGTGAAGAACCCTCCTGCTTTTCTTTCAGAAGTTCTTCCACCTTTTCCACCTTGTCCGCAGGCAGAAGTTCAGCGTAAACCTTATCAAGTCCAAGCGTATTTGCAACTTCCTCAGCTGTTGACTTTGCATCGCCCGTAAGCATAACAGTCTGCTTAACGCCGTTCTCTTTAAGACTTTTTATAGCCTCTGCTGAAGTTTCCTTTACAACATCGGATATAACGATATGTCCCGCATATCCGCCGTCAGCCGCAACGTGTACCATAGTACCCCTGCAGCTGCATTCGGGAACATCAACGCTTTGCTTAGCCATCAGCTTTTTGTTGCCTGCATATATTTCTCTGCCGTCTATCACAGCACGTATGCCGTGACCCGATATCTCCTCATCGGAAGTTATCCTGCCGTGATCGACTTCCTTGCCGAACTTAGCGCATACCGACCTTGCTATGGGGTGGTCGGAATAACTCTCTGCATGGGCGGCAAGGTCAAGAAGTTCGTCCTCGCCCATAGAATCGGAGTGTATCTTCGTTACTTCAAAACTGCCCTTCGTAAGCGTTCCTGTCTTATCAAAAACAACAGTTTCGGCATTAGCAAGTGCCTCCAGATAATTTCCGCCCTTTACCAGTATGCCGCGCTTGCTTGCACCGCCTATGCCTCCGAAAAAGCTCAGTGGTACAGATATTACCAGCGCACAGGGGCAGGATATTACCAGGAATATCAGCGCACGGTGTATCCAGTCAGCCCAGCCGCCGCCCAGTATCAGCGGAGGAAGCACAGCAAGCACCGCCGCCGCGATAACTACCGAAGGCGTATAGTACCTTGCAAAACGAGTAATGAAGTTCTCGTACTTAGCCTTTTTAGTCGCTGAGTTTTCCACCAGTTCAAGTATCTTAGTAACAGTGGAATCCTCATATTCCTTAGTGACTTTCACTTTCAGAAGGCCGCCCTGATTGATGCATCCGCTTATTACTTCGTCCCCGACTTTTACCGACCTCGGAAGGCTTTCGCCTGTAAGTGCCGCTGTATCCACCGAAGAACTGCCCTCGATTATAACGCCGTCAAGTGGTATCTTTTCGCCGGGCTTTATAACGATGATGCTGTCAAGCTCAACTTCCTCCGGGTCAACTTCTTCAAGCTGACCGTCCCTTTCAACGTTTGCATACTCGGGACAGATATCCATAAGGTCTGATATTGACTTTCTCGATCTGCCCACAGCCACGCTCTGAAAAAGCTCACCTGTCTGATAAAACAGCATGACAGCCGAAGCTTCGGGATATTCACCCACAAAAAGCGCACCTACGGTAGCCACGCACATCAGGAAATTTTCATCAAAAACCTGTCCGTGTATTATACCGCGCACAGCTTTCCAAAGCACATCATAGCCTATCACAAAATACGGCACCAGAAATGCTGCCAGCCGCAGCAGGCTTTTTTCTTCAAGGGGCAGAAGTGCCGCTGTTATAAGCAGCGCCCCTGCTGCGATTATCCTTATCAGAACGTTTTTCTGCTTCTTCGTCATCTTTATTCTTCTTTCTTCACATACTTTAGATCAGCGGTTTCAGGGCTGTAAGGTTATTATAATACTATCTGACAATCAGGCTCGACCTTTTTGCACAGCTTTACAACCTTATCCATCAGTGCGTCCATATCAGTTCCGTCGGGAACTTTAATGGTCATTTTCTGTGTCAGAAAACTTACTGTGCAGTCCTCAACCTCGGGAAGATCCTTGATAGAATTCTCCATTTTAGCAGCGCAGTTTGCGCAGTCCAGATCAATAAGTTTGTATACTTTTTTCATAATAAGTCATTCCTTTCAAATAAATATTAACTAATACTTTGCTCAGCGTTTTGTCAGATCATTCTTTTGTTATCACAGCTATGGCACATGGCATCCTGCCGTCTACCAGATCATATACGACATTCTTATAACCGCCCTCGGTGAAGAACTGCTTGTAGCTATCTTCATCAAACTGTCTTTTAAAATTGGCTCCTGCTTTGTCTATCAGCTTTACCGGGAGGGAATTGCCTTTCTTCTGTAGGTTTATATATGTGGGAATTATTACCTTTCCGCCCTTTTTGCATACCCTCAGAAGCTCGTCAACAGCTTTGTAGGGTTCGTCCAGCAGATGTATGACGTTTCCTGCCACCACATAGTCAAAGCAGTTATCTCTGCATCTCAGATCATATATATCACCTTTGCACAGCCTTACGTTATGGAAGTTTCTCAGATTTTTTTCAGCCTGCCTGAGCATACCTGATGAAAGGTCTACTGCCCTGAGAAAGCCTGCTTTTTCTGCGAGATAACGGCTTATAGAACCTGTACCGCAGGCACATTCCAGAACTCTGCTGTCCTCTTTGATATATGAAGCGACTTTCGCTCCTGTGCCGTCATAGCACCTTTTGTTGTAAAGCCGTTCAAAAAGGTCGTAAACACCTGCAATGCAGTCCCAGAAGCTCTTTTTCATTTCAGTTATTCTCCTGTCTTTTTCTCACTGTTTCTCTTTTCTGTCTGGATTATTGTACTATTCCAAAATGTGTTCCATGCCCAGCGCCAGTATGCTTCTTACGTGATCATCAGCAAGGGAATAGAACATGATCTTTCCTTCACGGCGGAACCTTACAAGCTTACTGTTTTTAAGCACTCTCAGCTGATGTGAGCAGGCTGTCGGAGTGAGCCCGAGCAGCTGTGCCATATCACCAACGCACATCTCGCTTTCAAGCAGAGCATACAGTATACGTATACGTGTGCTGTCACCGAAGACCTTATAAAGCTCAGCCAGGTCATATAGTTCTTCATCGGAGGGAGTTTCTCTTTCCAATCTGTCTATATCCTCC
Encoded proteins:
- a CDS encoding sigma-70 family RNA polymerase sigma factor — its product is MRLTADEAYRRYADNAFAAAFSICRNKTDADDTVHDTFFKYISKNMDYNDDEHIKAWLLRTAINRAKDLTRSFARKNSVPWEDYMDELEFAAPEDSELFEAVMKLPDKYRIVIHLFYYEEMSITEISNTLKQREGTVKSQLSRGRALLKEMLTEEWNND
- a CDS encoding heavy metal translocating P-type ATPase codes for the protein MTKKQKNVLIRIIAAGALLITAALLPLEEKSLLRLAAFLVPYFVIGYDVLWKAVRGIIHGQVFDENFLMCVATVGALFVGEYPEASAVMLFYQTGELFQSVAVGRSRKSISDLMDICPEYANVERDGQLEEVDPEEVELDSIIVIKPGEKIPLDGVIIEGSSSVDTAALTGESLPRSVKVGDEVISGCINQGGLLKVKVTKEYEDSTVTKILELVENSATKKAKYENFITRFARYYTPSVVIAAAVLAVLPPLILGGGWADWIHRALIFLVISCPCALVISVPLSFFGGIGGASKRGILVKGGNYLEALANAETVVFDKTGTLTKGSFEVTKIHSDSMGEDELLDLAAHAESYSDHPIARSVCAKFGKEVDHGRITSDEEISGHGIRAVIDGREIYAGNKKLMAKQSVDVPECSCRGTMVHVAADGGYAGHIVISDVVKETSAEAIKSLKENGVKQTVMLTGDAKSTAEEVANTLGLDKVYAELLPADKVEKVEELLKEKQEGSSLVFVGDGINDAPVLTRADVGIAMGSLGSDAAIEAADIVLMDDDPAKISLAMKIARKTVRIVRENIVFALGVKALVLILGALGIANMWLAVFADVGVSVIAILNAMRTMKIRS
- a CDS encoding cation transporter — translated: MKKVYKLIDLDCANCAAKMENSIKDLPEVEDCTVSFLTQKMTIKVPDGTDMDALMDKVVKLCKKVEPDCQIVL
- a CDS encoding class I SAM-dependent methyltransferase, producing MKKSFWDCIAGVYDLFERLYNKRCYDGTGAKVASYIKEDSRVLECACGTGSISRYLAEKAGFLRAVDLSSGMLRQAEKNLRNFHNVRLCKGDIYDLRCRDNCFDYVVAGNVIHLLDEPYKAVDELLRVCKKGGKVIIPTYINLQKKGNSLPVKLIDKAGANFKRQFDEDSYKQFFTEGGYKNVVYDLVDGRMPCAIAVITKE
- a CDS encoding ArsR/SmtB family transcription factor, translated to MKSSDFLALSQEDIDRLERETPSDEELYDLAELYKVFGDSTRIRILYALLESEMCVGDMAQLLGLTPTACSHQLRVLKNSKLVRFRREGKIMFYSLADDHVRSILALGMEHILE